In Sulfolobales archaeon, one genomic interval encodes:
- a CDS encoding DUF1028 domain-containing protein, which produces MELYAIIGTFSIVARDPGSGDFGVAVATAAPAVGALAPHAIAGVAAVSTQSFVNVDLGRKAVRIAELGVRIGDAIESLLKVDPHREYRQIIGVDNHGSYGYTGSKCVPWAGHIVEDDVAVAGNMIAGEAVLEEMLKAYKSSSGDPFPLRLLKALKAGEDAGGDIRGKRSAALLIASRNPRWEHNLRVDDHVDPVNELIRIYNGVIETMEAFRKRYGELMDIIRL; this is translated from the coding sequence GTGGAGCTATATGCTATAATAGGTACTTTCTCTATAGTTGCTCGAGATCCTGGGAGTGGGGATTTCGGTGTTGCGGTGGCTACAGCGGCTCCTGCTGTTGGTGCTCTAGCTCCCCATGCTATTGCTGGTGTTGCCGCTGTTTCAACGCAGTCATTTGTTAATGTTGATCTTGGTAGGAAGGCTGTTAGGATTGCTGAGCTGGGTGTTAGGATTGGTGATGCTATTGAGTCTCTCCTGAAGGTAGATCCTCATAGGGAGTACAGGCAGATCATTGGTGTTGATAACCATGGATCCTATGGATACACGGGATCTAAATGTGTTCCATGGGCCGGCCATATAGTGGAAGACGATGTAGCGGTTGCCGGGAATATGATAGCTGGTGAGGCTGTTCTAGAGGAGATGTTGAAGGCCTATAAAAGCTCCTCCGGAGATCCTTTTCCCCTCAGGCTTTTAAAGGCTCTCAAGGCTGGTGAGGATGCTGGAGGCGATATAAGGGGAAAGAGATCGGCTGCTCTCCTAATAGCTTCGAGGAATCCTAGGTGGGAGCATAATCTGAGGGTTGATGATCATGTGGATCCTGTGAATGAGCTGATCAGGATATATAATGGTGTTATCGAGACCATGGAGGCTTTTAGAAAGAGGTATGGGGAGCTTATGGATATAATAAGGCTCTAG